A section of the Papio anubis isolate 15944 chromosome 4, Panubis1.0, whole genome shotgun sequence genome encodes:
- the LOC103883318 gene encoding olfactory receptor 2A1/2A42-like, with the protein MVKNQTMVTEFLLLGFLLDPRIQMLLFGLFSLFYVFTLLGNGTILGLISLDSRLHTPMYFFLSHLAVVNITYACNTVPQMLVNLLHPAKPISFAGCMMQTFLFLSFGHSECLLLVVMSYDRYVAICHPLQYSVIMTWRVCITLAITSWTCGSLLALVHVVLILRLPFCGPHEINHFFCEILSVLRLACADTWLNQVVIFAACVFILVGPLCLVLVSYSCILVAILRIQSGEGRRKAFSTCSSHLCVVGLFFGSAIVMYMAPKSRHPEELQKVLFLFYSFFNPMLNPLIYSLRNIEVKGALRRALCKESHS; encoded by the coding sequence ATGGTGAAAAATCAGACAATGGTCACAGAGTTCCTCCTGCTGGGATTTCTCCTGGACCCAAGGATTCAGATGCTCCTCTTTGGGCTCTTCTCCCTGTTTTATGTCTTCACCCTACTGGGGAATGGGACTATCCTGGGGCTCATCTCACTGGACTCCAGACTCCACAcccccatgtacttcttcctcTCACACCTGGCTGTCGTCAACATCACCTATGCCTGCAACACGGTGCCTCAGATGCTGGTGAACCTCCTGCATCCAGCCAAGCCCATCTCTTTTGCTGGCTGCATGATGCAGACCTTTCTCTTTTTGAGTTTTGGACATAGCGAATGTCTCCTGCTGGTGGTGATGTCCTACGATCGTTATGTGGCCATTTGCCACCCTCTCCAATATTCCGTCATCATGACCTGGAGAGTCTGCATCACCCTGGCCATCACTTCTTGGACATGTGGCTCCCTTCTGGCTCTGGTCCATGTGGTTCTCATCCTAAGACTGCCCTTCTGTGGGCCTCATGAAATCAACCACTTCTtctgtgaaatcctgtctgtccTCAGGCTGGCCTGTGCTGACACCTGGCTCAACCAAGTGGTCATCTTTGCAGCCTGTGTGTTCATCCTGGTGGGGCCACTCTGCCTGGTGCTGGTCTCCTACTCGTGCATTCTGGTGGCCATCCTGAGGATCCAGTCTGGGGAAGGCCGCAGAAAGGCCTTCTCCACCTGCTCTTCCCACCTCTGTGTGGTGGGACTCTTCTTTGGCAGTGCCATCGTCATGTACATGGCCCCCAAGTCCCGCCATCCTGAGGAGCTGCAGAAggtactttttctattttacagttttttcaaCCCAATGCTGAACCCCCTGATTTACAGCCTGAGGAACATAGAGGTCAAGGGTGCCCTGAGAAGAGCACTGTGCAAGGAAAGTCATTCCTAA
- the LOC101019824 gene encoding olfactory receptor 2A7, translating into MGDNLTSITEFLLLGFPVGPRIQMLLFGLFSPFYVFTLLGNGTILGLISLDSRLHTPMYFFLSHLAVVDIAYACNTVPQMLVNLLHPAKPISFVGCMTQTFLFSTFAVTECLLLVVMSYDRYVAICHPLRYLAIMTWRVCITLAATSWATGVVLSLIHLVLLLPLRFCRPQKINHFFCEILAVLKLACADTHINENMVLAGAISGLVGPLSTIVVSYMCILCAILQIQSREGQRKAFSTCFSHLCVVGLFYGTAIIMYVGPRYGNPKEQKKYLLLFHSLFNPMLNPLIYSLRNSEVKNTLKRLLGVERAL; encoded by the coding sequence ATGGGAGACAATCTAACATCCATCACAGAGTTCCTCCTGCTGGGATTTCCCGTTGGCCCAAGGATTCAGATGCTCCTCTTTGGGCTCTTCTCCCCGTTCTATGTCTTCACCCTGCTGGGGAATGGGACTATTCTGGGGCTCATCTCACTGGACTCCAGACTGCACAcccccatgtacttcttcctcTCACACCTGGCGGTCGTCGACATCGCCTATGCCTGCAACACAGTGCCCCAGATGCTGGTGAACCTGCTGCATCCAGCCAAGCCCATCTCCTTTGTGGGCTGCATGACGCAGACCTTTCTCTTTTCCACTTTTGCTGTCACAGAATGTCTCCTCCTGGTGGTTATGTCCTATGATCGGTACGTGGCCATCTGCCACCCCCTCCGATATTTGGCCATCATGACCTGGAGAGTCTGTATCACCCTAGCGGCGACTTCCTGGGCCACTGGAGTCGTTTTATCCTTGATTCATCTTGTGTTACTTCTACCTTTACGCTTCTGTAGGCCCCAGAAAATTAATCACTTTTTTTGTGAAATCTTGGCTGTTCTCAAACTTGCCTGTGCCGATACCCACATCAATGAGAACATGGTCTTGGCCGGAGCAATTTCTGGGCTGGTGGGACCCTTGTCCACAATTGTAGTTTCATATATGTGCATCCTCTGTGCTATCCTTCAGATCCAATCAAGGGAAGGTCAGAGGAAAGCCTTCTCCACCTGCTTCTCCCACCTCTGTGTAGTTGGACTCTTTTATGGCACAGCCATTATCATGTATGTTGGACCCAGATATGGGAACCCCAAGGAGCAGAAGAAATATCTCCTGCTGTTTCACAGCCTCTTCAATCCCATGCTCAATCCCCTTATCTATAGTCTTAGGAACTCAGAAGTGAAGAATACTTTGAAGAGACTGCTGGGAGTAGAAAGGGCTTTATGA